A part of Aegilops tauschii subsp. strangulata cultivar AL8/78 chromosome 2, Aet v6.0, whole genome shotgun sequence genomic DNA contains:
- the LOC109769300 gene encoding uncharacterized protein: MDPADTPGGVDPFSKTSCMDGKMQRHSQFPPPLEAADSVSRVLDDDDLLIEIIVRLGLPTSLIRAILVCKRWFFIVSNKAFLRRFRSLHPPRLLGFYVSTRSTDELLPVLLRPCFVSMLPQPPELATAVRLAENYSLEAYDEELACILDCQNDTILLHGFQGKKILWGVHWPLCPERGVVEPPMAPYDQFDGASPAGTCAQFLLKEEGDGKSLTFIWLSMAYLIEGKKYSIKYKANIYTLQDGLWHWRSSAAAVLPSPRSDLNPLLSGNKIYMEHSTSIAALNLTTSNFTSIPLPEGMERYICEDMMMSRANDSGIYLIHLEILQLRIWLHRGDNSGSMRNWLLLDDICLREMLDALGMAGGEQPTLLNTSETGDNLQFVFLKMGQCALYLDIKHRELRKVYEVTEDDRTLERIYPFMMTWPPTFPVLKNDPASPKRTFIRRTRTI, encoded by the exons ATGGATCCTGCTGACACTCCGGGAGG GGTCGATCCCTTTTCCAAGACATCATGTATGGATGGCAAGATGCAGAGGCATTCCCAATTCCCACCGCCGTTGGAGGCAGCGGACTCCGTATCCAGGGTGCTGGACGACGACGACCTCCTCATCGAGATCATTGTCCGACTGGGCCTGCCCACCAGCCTCATACGCGCCATCCTTGTCTGCAAGCGCTGGTTCTTCATTGTATCCAACAAGGCCTTTCTCCGCCGCTTCCGCAGCCTCCACCCGCCCCGTCTCCTTGGCTTCTATGTCTCCACCAGGTCAACTGACGAGCTCTTACCGGTCCTGCTCCGCCCGTGCTTTGTCTCGATGCTGCCTCAACCCCCAGAGCTTGCCACTGCTGTCCGCCTGGCTGAGAACTACAGTCTGGAGGCATACGACGAAGAACTTGCGTGCATTCTTGATTGCCAGAACGACACCATCCTTCTCCATGGCTTCCAAGGCAAGAAGATCTTGTGGGGAGTGCACTGGCCGCTCTGCCCAGAGAGAGGCGTTGTTGAACCGCCGATGGCCCCATATGACCAATTCGATGGCGCTTCACCTGCAGGCACTTGCGCCCAGTTCCTCTTGAAGGAAGAAGGTGACGGTAAGAGCTTGACCTTCATATGGTTGTCAATGGCTTATCTCATAGAGGGAAAAAAATATTCTATAAAATACAAGGCGAACATATATACGCTGCAAGATGGTCTTTGGCACTGGCGTTCCTCAGCAGCGGCAGTGCTCCCTTCTCCGCGATCGGATCTAAATCCTTTGCTGTCTGGCAATAAGATCTATATGGAGCACTCCACAAGCATTGCTGCATTGAATTTGACAACCTCAAACTTCACCTCTATTCCTCTCCCGGAAGGAATGGAGCGGTATATTTGTGAAGATATGATGATGTCACGGGCCAATGATTCAGGGATTTATCTCATACATCTTGAGATACTGCAGCTTCGCATCTGGCTCCATAGGGGGGACAACAGCGGCAGCATGAGAAACTGGTTGCTTTTGGATGACATTTGCTTGCGTGAGATGTTGGATGCTTTGGGGATGGCAGGTGGTGAGCAGCCTACTCTTTTAAACACAAGCGAAACGGGGGATAATCTCCAGTTTGTGTTCTTGAAGATGGGCCAATGTGCACTTTACTTGGATATTAAACACAGGGAGCTGCGTAAAGTGTATGAGGTGACAGAAGATGACCGAACTTTAGAACGGATTTATCCTTTTATGATGACATGGCCACCCACATTCCCTGTGCTCAAGAATGATCCTGCAAG TCCTAAGAGAACTTTCATACGAAGAACAAGGACAATATGA